Below is a window of Planococcus rifietoensis DNA.
TTTCCACGAAGCCAACACGCGTCACAAATGAATACCGGGAAGATCTCAGCCACCTATTGCTATCGATTCCTTTTCGCGCCATCAAAAAGCCGTATCGTGTGCTGAAAGAAGTTCATTCTTCCCGACGAGTCATCAATACGTACAAGCCAAAGAAAAAATAACGCGCCAGGGACAAAGGGTCAAACTTCTGAAACACAGGGAAGTCTGGCCCTTTTGTTCTTGACGAATAGTCAGAAAAGACTTATAATTTTTACATATGTTACGAGTAAGTACAAATGTAAAAAATAGGAGGAATACAAATGACATCACTGATCAATTTGCCAGCGCATCTAAAAAGAGATGATTTAACGGATTTGCTGAAACAAATGTGGCAGATTCGATTTTTTGAAGAGAAAGTCGATGAATTCTTCGCCAAAGGCATGATCCACGGTACGACGCATTTAGCGGTAGGACAAGAAGCTTCCGCGGTAGGTTCGATCGCCGTTTTAGAAGAACGCGACAAGATTACGAGTACGCACCGTGGCCATGGGCACTGCATTGCCAAAGGAGCGGAAGTGAACCGAATGATGGCTGAACTGTTTGGGCGCACGACAGGATATTGCAAAGGCAAGGGGGGCTCCATGCACATTGCCGATGTCGAAAAAGGCAACCTGGGTGCCAATGGAATTGTCGGAGGCGGGTTTGCGATTGCGGCTGGCGCGGCTTTGACATCCCAAATGAAAAATGAAGGATATGTCGTACTATGTTTCTTTGGCGATGGAGCCTCCAACGAAGGCAGTTTCCATGAAGCGCTGAACTTGGCATCCATTTGGAAGTTACCGGTT
It encodes the following:
- a CDS encoding thiamine pyrophosphate-dependent dehydrogenase E1 component subunit alpha — translated: MTSLINLPAHLKRDDLTDLLKQMWQIRFFEEKVDEFFAKGMIHGTTHLAVGQEASAVGSIAVLEERDKITSTHRGHGHCIAKGAEVNRMMAELFGRTTGYCKGKGGSMHIADVEKGNLGANGIVGGGFAIAAGAALTSQMKNEGYVVLCFFGDGASNEGSFHEALNLASIWKLPVVFVCENNQYGMSGPAKEMMNIEDVAARAESYGIPGKVVDGNDVFDVMNGVSEAVDRARTGQGPSIVEAKTYRWKGHSKSDAKKYRTREEEQKWRAKDPIARLRDALIQEGLLTEEGATEIKAAAKKEIEDSVEFSKQSPMPTIDDLMEDIYA